Proteins encoded in a region of the Nicotiana tomentosiformis chromosome 9, ASM39032v3, whole genome shotgun sequence genome:
- the LOC138899465 gene encoding uncharacterized protein: protein MMDKWTTKNGKMFINVLVISPRGRLFLESYDASDSSTDSNKMYNLFEKTILKVGKENVVQVVTDNASENKKAGDMLKGVFPNIFWTPCAAHCIKLMFGDIFKLAPYSTVFAKAVKIHSYISQRPLLLNMMRRYTNQRNLVKSAKTRFATAIMTLHSFYLQKKNLRTLFMSIEWSEGIYAKEALGKEVARHIVGPYFWNDTVQALKVGNPLVIVLRLVDGERKPPMRYIYEAMDMAKEVIEKAFVHDKRKYGKVFEIIDERWTVQLHQPLHAAGHILNPGFFYTNNENKTLDKAVWKGHHACVARLVPDEAMQDKIGEELGCVYASRWNTWISFGH from the exons atgatggataaatggacAACAAAAAATGGAAAAATGTTCATTAATGTTTTGGTGATTTCTCCGAGAGGTAGATTGTTTCTTGAATCTTATGATGCTAGTGACTCTTCAACCGATTCCAATAAAATGTACAACTTGTTTGAGAAGACAATATTGAAAGTTGGAAAGGAAAATGTTGTTCAAGTTGTTACCGATAACGCAAGTGAGAATAAAAAAGCGGGTGacatgttgaaaggagttttCCCGAATATTTTTTGGACTCCTTGTGCTGCACATTGTATCAAATTGATGTTTGGCGACATTTTCAAGTTAGCCCCATATTCTACAG TTTTTGCTAAGGCGGTCAAGATACATTCTTACATTAGTCAGAGGCCGTTGTTGTTGAACATGATGAGGAGATACACAAACCAAAGAAATTTGGTAAAATCGGCTAAGACAAGATTCGCAACAGCTATCATGACTTTGCATAGTTTTTACTTGCAAAAGAAAAATTTGCGAACCTTGTTCATGTCAATTGAATGGAGTGAGGGTATCTATGCAAAGGAAGCTCTTGGGAAAGAAGTTGCGAGACATATTGTTGGTCCATATTTTTGGAATGACACTGTTCAAGCACTTAAAGTTGGTAATCCTTTGGTTATTGTACTTCGTTTGGTGGATGGGGAGAGAAAACCACCAATGAGATACATTTATGAAGCCATGGATATGGCTAAAGAAGTTATTGAGAAGGCATTTGTTCATGATAAGAGGAAATATGGGAAAGTTTTTGAAATCATTGATGAAAGGTGGACGGTTCAGCTTCATCAACCTTTACATGCAGCGGGGCATATTTTGAACCCCGGATTCTTTTATACAAATAACGAGAACAAGACTTTAGATAAAGCAGTGTGGAAGGGGCATCATGCATGTGTTGCGAGGTTGGTGCCAGATGAAGCGATGCAAGACAAAATAGGGGAAGAACTTGGGTGTGTATATGCAAGCCGATGGAATACTTGGATTAGCTTCGGCCATTAG